A window from Betta splendens chromosome 1, fBetSpl5.4, whole genome shotgun sequence encodes these proteins:
- the micu3a gene encoding calcium uptake protein 3, mitochondrial isoform X6 produces MAALRRLAAMAGRLNLWPAAGSELVGGRAAGGGGTGRRKAAVGVCLAAGGAVAFYVCGGAAASGGKRMERRSISGWLPSIPAVEAKEKARPFDFEDGDVYMSSHEYRFRMFSSVEYEGQLYMTPQNFIESVTMSEPRNKRPWRSLTKQELEKILCETPPVWRGSSKLFRNLRERGIISYTEYLFLLCILTKPHAGFKIAFNMFDADGNQMVDKREFLVLQEIFRKKNEKKGRKGDAEKSAQLVLKKESQEFVARSYWDVLRRSASQVLFSDLAERSDESITIDTTLLVHFFGKKGKAELTFDDFYRFMDNLQTEVLEIEFLTYSKGMTTISEEDFARILLRFTNVDNISAYLENVRQCIPDEKGITFDEFRSFFQFLNNLEDFAIAMQMYNFAARSIGQDEFARAVYVATGLKLTRHLVNTIFKIFDVDHDDQLSYKEFIGIMKDRLHRGTRGYKSMERATSFRSCLKKELASR; encoded by the exons atgGCCGCCCTCCGCAGACTGGCAGCGATGGCCGGCAGGCTAAACCTCTGGCCGGCGGCTGGAAGCGAGCTCGTCGGCGGCCGCGCGGCTGGTGGAGGCGGAACGGGACGCCGGAAGGCTGCGGTCGGCGTGTGTCTCGCTGCGGGAGGCGCGGTGGCGTTTTACGTgtgcggcggcgcggcggcgagcggcgggaagaggatggagagacGCAGCATCAGCGGCTGGCTGCCCTCCATCCCGGCGGTGGAGGCCAAGGAGAAG GCACGCCCATTTGACTTTGAAGATGGAGACGTGTACATGTCGTCCCATGAGTACCGCTTCCGCATGTTCAGCTCCGTGGAGTATGAAGGGCAGCTGTACATGACTCCACAAAACTTCATCGAGTCCGTCACCATGAGTGAACCACGAA ACAAGAGGCCCTGGAGGTCCCTGACCAAACAG gagctggagaagattTTGTGTGAAACTCCACCTGTATGGAGAGGATCCTCAAAACTGTTTCGCAACCTGAGGGAACGAG GGATCATCTCATACACAGAGTACCTGTTCCTGCTCTGCATCCTGACAA AGCCCCACGCTGGCTTTAAGATTGCTTTCAATATGTTTGATGCAGACGGTAACCAGATGGTGGACAAGAGGGAGTTCTTGGTG CTTCAGGAGATTTTCCGAAAGAAGAATgagaagaaagggaggaaaggagacgcTGAGAAGTCAGCACAGTTG GTGCTAAAAAAAGAAAGTCAGGAGTTTGTGGCGAGAAGTTACTGGGACGTTCTGAGGCGAAGCGCCAGTCAAGTCCTCTTTTCTGACCTGGCGGAG CGATCAGATGAAAGCATTACGATTGACACCACACTGCTTGTCCATTTCTTTGGAAAGAAAGGGAAGGCAGAACTTACCTTTGATGATTTTTACAG GTTTATGGATAACTTGCAGACTGAGGTGTTGGAAATTGAATTTTTGACCTACTCTAAAGGAATGACCACCATCAGTGAAGAAGACTTTGCCAGAATTCTGCTGCGCTTCACCAACGTGGACAATATCAGCGCCTACCTGGAGAATGTTCGACAATGTATACCTGATGAGAAG GGAATCACCTTTGATGAGTTCAGATCCTTCTTCCAGTTCTTAAATAATCTCGAGGACTTTGCCATTGCCATGCAGATGTACAATTTTGCTGCCCGCTCCATTGGACAAG ATGAGTTTGCAAGAGCAGTGTATGTAGCCACTGGACTGAAGCTGACACGTCACCTGGTGAACACCATCTTCAAGATCTTCGACGTAGATCACGACGACCAGCTCTCCTATAAGGAATTTATTGGCATAATGAAGGACCGGCTTCACAGGGGAACCAGG GGCTACAAATCTATGGAGCGGGCCACCTCATTTAGATCCTgcctgaagaaggagctggcAAGCAGATAA
- the micu3a gene encoding calcium uptake protein 3, mitochondrial isoform X9, translating to MAALRRLAAMAGRLNLWPAAGSELVGGRAAGGGGTGRRKAAVGVCLAAGGAVAFYVCGGAAASGGKRMERRSISGWLPSIPAVEAKEKARPFDFEDGDVYMSSHEYRFRMFSSVEYEGQLYMTPQNFIESVTMSEPRNKRPWRSLTKQELEKILCETPPVWRGSSKLFRNLRERGIISYTEYLFLLCILTKPHAGFKIAFNMFDADGNQMVDKREFLVLQEIFRKKNEKKGRKGDAEKSAQLSMQLYGYQIAPVNSRSDESITIDTTLLVHFFGKKGKAELTFDDFYRFMDNLQTEVLEIEFLTYSKGMTTISEEDFARILLRFTNVDNISAYLENVRQCIPDEKGITFDEFRSFFQFLNNLEDFAIAMQMYNFAARSIGQDEFARAVYVATGLKLTRHLVNTIFKIFDVDHDDQLSYKEFIGIMKDRLHRGTRGYKSMERATSFRSCLKKELASR from the exons atgGCCGCCCTCCGCAGACTGGCAGCGATGGCCGGCAGGCTAAACCTCTGGCCGGCGGCTGGAAGCGAGCTCGTCGGCGGCCGCGCGGCTGGTGGAGGCGGAACGGGACGCCGGAAGGCTGCGGTCGGCGTGTGTCTCGCTGCGGGAGGCGCGGTGGCGTTTTACGTgtgcggcggcgcggcggcgagcggcgggaagaggatggagagacGCAGCATCAGCGGCTGGCTGCCCTCCATCCCGGCGGTGGAGGCCAAGGAGAAG GCACGCCCATTTGACTTTGAAGATGGAGACGTGTACATGTCGTCCCATGAGTACCGCTTCCGCATGTTCAGCTCCGTGGAGTATGAAGGGCAGCTGTACATGACTCCACAAAACTTCATCGAGTCCGTCACCATGAGTGAACCACGAA ACAAGAGGCCCTGGAGGTCCCTGACCAAACAG gagctggagaagattTTGTGTGAAACTCCACCTGTATGGAGAGGATCCTCAAAACTGTTTCGCAACCTGAGGGAACGAG GGATCATCTCATACACAGAGTACCTGTTCCTGCTCTGCATCCTGACAA AGCCCCACGCTGGCTTTAAGATTGCTTTCAATATGTTTGATGCAGACGGTAACCAGATGGTGGACAAGAGGGAGTTCTTGGTG CTTCAGGAGATTTTCCGAAAGAAGAATgagaagaaagggaggaaaggagacgcTGAGAAGTCAGCACAGTTG AGTATGCAGCTGTATGGATATCAGATTGCCCCAGTCAACAGC CGATCAGATGAAAGCATTACGATTGACACCACACTGCTTGTCCATTTCTTTGGAAAGAAAGGGAAGGCAGAACTTACCTTTGATGATTTTTACAG GTTTATGGATAACTTGCAGACTGAGGTGTTGGAAATTGAATTTTTGACCTACTCTAAAGGAATGACCACCATCAGTGAAGAAGACTTTGCCAGAATTCTGCTGCGCTTCACCAACGTGGACAATATCAGCGCCTACCTGGAGAATGTTCGACAATGTATACCTGATGAGAAG GGAATCACCTTTGATGAGTTCAGATCCTTCTTCCAGTTCTTAAATAATCTCGAGGACTTTGCCATTGCCATGCAGATGTACAATTTTGCTGCCCGCTCCATTGGACAAG ATGAGTTTGCAAGAGCAGTGTATGTAGCCACTGGACTGAAGCTGACACGTCACCTGGTGAACACCATCTTCAAGATCTTCGACGTAGATCACGACGACCAGCTCTCCTATAAGGAATTTATTGGCATAATGAAGGACCGGCTTCACAGGGGAACCAGG GGCTACAAATCTATGGAGCGGGCCACCTCATTTAGATCCTgcctgaagaaggagctggcAAGCAGATAA
- the micu3a gene encoding calcium uptake protein 3, mitochondrial isoform X11: MAALRRLAAMAGRLNLWPAAGSELVGGRAAGGGGTGRRKAAVGVCLAAGGAVAFYVCGGAAASGGKRMERRSISGWLPSIPAVEAKEKARPFDFEDGDVYMSSHEYRFRMFSSVEYEGQLYMTPQNFIESVTMSEPRNKRPWRSLTKQELEKILCETPPVWRGSSKLFRNLRERGIISYTEYLFLLCILTKPHAGFKIAFNMFDADGNQMVDKREFLVLQEIFRKKNEKKGRKGDAEKSAQLRSDESITIDTTLLVHFFGKKGKAELTFDDFYRFMDNLQTEVLEIEFLTYSKGMTTISEEDFARILLRFTNVDNISAYLENVRQCIPDEKGITFDEFRSFFQFLNNLEDFAIAMQMYNFAARSIGQDEFARAVYVATGLKLTRHLVNTIFKIFDVDHDDQLSYKEFIGIMKDRLHRGTRGYKSMERATSFRSCLKKELASR; the protein is encoded by the exons atgGCCGCCCTCCGCAGACTGGCAGCGATGGCCGGCAGGCTAAACCTCTGGCCGGCGGCTGGAAGCGAGCTCGTCGGCGGCCGCGCGGCTGGTGGAGGCGGAACGGGACGCCGGAAGGCTGCGGTCGGCGTGTGTCTCGCTGCGGGAGGCGCGGTGGCGTTTTACGTgtgcggcggcgcggcggcgagcggcgggaagaggatggagagacGCAGCATCAGCGGCTGGCTGCCCTCCATCCCGGCGGTGGAGGCCAAGGAGAAG GCACGCCCATTTGACTTTGAAGATGGAGACGTGTACATGTCGTCCCATGAGTACCGCTTCCGCATGTTCAGCTCCGTGGAGTATGAAGGGCAGCTGTACATGACTCCACAAAACTTCATCGAGTCCGTCACCATGAGTGAACCACGAA ACAAGAGGCCCTGGAGGTCCCTGACCAAACAG gagctggagaagattTTGTGTGAAACTCCACCTGTATGGAGAGGATCCTCAAAACTGTTTCGCAACCTGAGGGAACGAG GGATCATCTCATACACAGAGTACCTGTTCCTGCTCTGCATCCTGACAA AGCCCCACGCTGGCTTTAAGATTGCTTTCAATATGTTTGATGCAGACGGTAACCAGATGGTGGACAAGAGGGAGTTCTTGGTG CTTCAGGAGATTTTCCGAAAGAAGAATgagaagaaagggaggaaaggagacgcTGAGAAGTCAGCACAGTTG CGATCAGATGAAAGCATTACGATTGACACCACACTGCTTGTCCATTTCTTTGGAAAGAAAGGGAAGGCAGAACTTACCTTTGATGATTTTTACAG GTTTATGGATAACTTGCAGACTGAGGTGTTGGAAATTGAATTTTTGACCTACTCTAAAGGAATGACCACCATCAGTGAAGAAGACTTTGCCAGAATTCTGCTGCGCTTCACCAACGTGGACAATATCAGCGCCTACCTGGAGAATGTTCGACAATGTATACCTGATGAGAAG GGAATCACCTTTGATGAGTTCAGATCCTTCTTCCAGTTCTTAAATAATCTCGAGGACTTTGCCATTGCCATGCAGATGTACAATTTTGCTGCCCGCTCCATTGGACAAG ATGAGTTTGCAAGAGCAGTGTATGTAGCCACTGGACTGAAGCTGACACGTCACCTGGTGAACACCATCTTCAAGATCTTCGACGTAGATCACGACGACCAGCTCTCCTATAAGGAATTTATTGGCATAATGAAGGACCGGCTTCACAGGGGAACCAGG GGCTACAAATCTATGGAGCGGGCCACCTCATTTAGATCCTgcctgaagaaggagctggcAAGCAGATAA
- the micu3a gene encoding calcium uptake protein 3, mitochondrial isoform X3 gives MAALRRLAAMAGRLNLWPAAGSELVGGRAAGGGGTGRRKAAVGVCLAAGGAVAFYVCGGAAASGGKRMERRSISGWLPSIPAVEAKEKARPFDFEDGDVYMSSHEYRFRMFSSVEYEGQLYMTPQNFIESVTMSEPRNKRPWRSLTKQELEKILCETPPVWRGSSKLFRNLRERGIISYTEYLFLLCILTKPHAGFKIAFNMFDADGNQMVDKREFLVLQEIFRKKNEKKGRKGDAEKSAQLSMQLYGYQIAPVNSVLKKESQEFVARSYWDVLRRSASQVLFSDLAERSDESITIDTTLLVHFFGKKGKAELTFDDFYRFMDNLQTEVLEIEFLTYSKGMTTISEEDFARILLRFTNVDNISAYLENVRQCIPDEKGITFDEFRSFFQFLNNLEDFAIAMQMYNFAARSIGQDEFARAVYVATGLKLTRHLVNTIFKIFDVDHDDQLSYKEFIGIMKDRLHRGTRGYKSMERATSFRSCLKKELASR, from the exons atgGCCGCCCTCCGCAGACTGGCAGCGATGGCCGGCAGGCTAAACCTCTGGCCGGCGGCTGGAAGCGAGCTCGTCGGCGGCCGCGCGGCTGGTGGAGGCGGAACGGGACGCCGGAAGGCTGCGGTCGGCGTGTGTCTCGCTGCGGGAGGCGCGGTGGCGTTTTACGTgtgcggcggcgcggcggcgagcggcgggaagaggatggagagacGCAGCATCAGCGGCTGGCTGCCCTCCATCCCGGCGGTGGAGGCCAAGGAGAAG GCACGCCCATTTGACTTTGAAGATGGAGACGTGTACATGTCGTCCCATGAGTACCGCTTCCGCATGTTCAGCTCCGTGGAGTATGAAGGGCAGCTGTACATGACTCCACAAAACTTCATCGAGTCCGTCACCATGAGTGAACCACGAA ACAAGAGGCCCTGGAGGTCCCTGACCAAACAG gagctggagaagattTTGTGTGAAACTCCACCTGTATGGAGAGGATCCTCAAAACTGTTTCGCAACCTGAGGGAACGAG GGATCATCTCATACACAGAGTACCTGTTCCTGCTCTGCATCCTGACAA AGCCCCACGCTGGCTTTAAGATTGCTTTCAATATGTTTGATGCAGACGGTAACCAGATGGTGGACAAGAGGGAGTTCTTGGTG CTTCAGGAGATTTTCCGAAAGAAGAATgagaagaaagggaggaaaggagacgcTGAGAAGTCAGCACAGTTG AGTATGCAGCTGTATGGATATCAGATTGCCCCAGTCAACAGC GTGCTAAAAAAAGAAAGTCAGGAGTTTGTGGCGAGAAGTTACTGGGACGTTCTGAGGCGAAGCGCCAGTCAAGTCCTCTTTTCTGACCTGGCGGAG CGATCAGATGAAAGCATTACGATTGACACCACACTGCTTGTCCATTTCTTTGGAAAGAAAGGGAAGGCAGAACTTACCTTTGATGATTTTTACAG GTTTATGGATAACTTGCAGACTGAGGTGTTGGAAATTGAATTTTTGACCTACTCTAAAGGAATGACCACCATCAGTGAAGAAGACTTTGCCAGAATTCTGCTGCGCTTCACCAACGTGGACAATATCAGCGCCTACCTGGAGAATGTTCGACAATGTATACCTGATGAGAAG GGAATCACCTTTGATGAGTTCAGATCCTTCTTCCAGTTCTTAAATAATCTCGAGGACTTTGCCATTGCCATGCAGATGTACAATTTTGCTGCCCGCTCCATTGGACAAG ATGAGTTTGCAAGAGCAGTGTATGTAGCCACTGGACTGAAGCTGACACGTCACCTGGTGAACACCATCTTCAAGATCTTCGACGTAGATCACGACGACCAGCTCTCCTATAAGGAATTTATTGGCATAATGAAGGACCGGCTTCACAGGGGAACCAGG GGCTACAAATCTATGGAGCGGGCCACCTCATTTAGATCCTgcctgaagaaggagctggcAAGCAGATAA